A portion of the Bifidobacterium lemurum genome contains these proteins:
- a CDS encoding HXXEE domain-containing protein translates to MNKTGLSWWSDRAWLWFGWCVTAVITVLILLNWRTWSTELKLVAAIAALIPVHATEEWVFPGGFNFQYNTFLYRSARPDRYPMCRASDMITVLGVTIMYAVVAAAYAVGGGAVHAGVLMSAMAFSALEVVFHTYCGVRAYFMFRGKGKTTIYGPGSITAYLGFGVLGVLMFYSLRDMSIGASDWGVCALILAAIVCFCFIPEQAFKSKVDSYYFETNGYYDRFLK, encoded by the coding sequence ATGAATAAAACCGGATTGAGCTGGTGGAGCGACCGCGCATGGTTGTGGTTCGGCTGGTGCGTCACCGCCGTCATCACCGTGCTGATTCTGCTGAATTGGCGCACGTGGTCGACCGAGCTGAAACTCGTCGCGGCGATCGCGGCGTTGATCCCCGTCCACGCCACGGAGGAGTGGGTGTTCCCGGGAGGGTTCAACTTCCAATACAACACCTTCCTGTATCGGTCCGCGAGACCGGACCGATATCCCATGTGCCGGGCGTCCGACATGATCACGGTGCTGGGCGTCACGATCATGTACGCGGTCGTGGCCGCCGCATATGCGGTCGGCGGCGGAGCGGTGCATGCCGGCGTGCTGATGAGCGCGATGGCGTTCTCCGCGCTTGAGGTGGTGTTCCACACGTATTGCGGTGTGCGGGCGTATTTCATGTTCCGGGGCAAAGGGAAGACGACCATATACGGGCCCGGATCCATCACCGCCTATCTCGGATTCGGCGTGTTGGGCGTCCTGATGTTCTACAGTTTGCGGGACATGTCGATCGGAGCGTCGGATTGGGGCGTCTGCGCGTTGATTCTGGCGGCCATCGTCTGCTTCTGCTTCATTCCGGAGCAGGCGTTCAAGAGCAAGGTCGATTCGTACTATTTCGAAACCAACGGCTACTACGACCGCTTTCTTAAATAG
- a CDS encoding TetR/AcrR family transcriptional regulator: MDVSEQEMTAMYHVSNDKRARQSADLIWKGLERCLREKEYRKIHVNDINEKSYVSRATFYRLFDSIDDVLSYRCDLIFRELEEKLVQRQFATNHDLFLVFVEEWLSQETLVKALVENNLTGIIYDTHMKNSDLMKRVFTDVSAMTDAESDYLVSILTNILPAVVNTWYRHGQTESPEEIYAHAKASITTIADTLNR; the protein is encoded by the coding sequence ATGGATGTCTCAGAACAGGAGATGACGGCCATGTACCACGTGTCGAACGACAAACGAGCCAGACAATCCGCGGATCTGATATGGAAAGGCCTCGAACGATGTCTGAGGGAAAAGGAGTATCGGAAAATCCACGTCAACGACATCAACGAGAAATCCTATGTCAGCCGCGCAACCTTCTATAGGCTTTTCGATTCGATCGACGACGTGCTGTCCTACCGATGCGACCTCATCTTCAGGGAACTTGAGGAGAAACTGGTCCAGCGGCAGTTTGCGACGAACCACGATCTGTTTCTTGTCTTCGTCGAGGAGTGGCTCAGTCAGGAGACGCTGGTGAAAGCCCTTGTCGAGAATAATCTGACGGGCATCATCTACGACACGCATATGAAGAACAGCGACCTTATGAAAAGGGTTTTCACCGACGTGTCGGCGATGACCGACGCCGAATCCGATTATCTGGTCTCCATCCTGACGAATATCCTTCCGGCCGTGGTGAACACCTGGTATCGGCACGGGCAAACGGAAAGCCCCGAGGAGATATACGCACACGCCAAGGCAAGCATCACGACCATCGCGGACACGCTCAATCGATAG